A genomic window from Aquitalea aquatilis includes:
- the mreD gene encoding rod shape-determining protein MreD: MSFDRPKELLKPVKRRFIFMTLLLAVLVEMIPLPHGSTRWLPDFISLVLLYWLINQPRRVNVGVAFLMGLVADIATAGMLGQHALAYSATAYLALSRQRQLVMFNLGQQALSVLGLMLCNQSIMVVARMLSGSAFVGWSYFLPPLIGALLWPLLTKLLLLPYRHHSV, translated from the coding sequence ATGTCGTTCGACCGCCCCAAGGAATTGCTCAAGCCGGTCAAGCGCCGCTTCATTTTCATGACCCTGCTGCTGGCGGTGCTGGTGGAAATGATTCCGCTGCCGCATGGCTCCACCCGCTGGCTGCCTGACTTCATCAGCCTGGTGCTGCTGTACTGGCTGATCAACCAGCCGCGCCGGGTCAATGTGGGCGTCGCCTTCCTGATGGGGCTGGTAGCCGATATCGCCACCGCCGGCATGCTGGGACAACATGCACTGGCCTATTCCGCCACCGCTTATCTGGCGCTCAGCCGCCAGCGCCAGCTCGTGATGTTCAATCTGGGCCAGCAAGCCCTCAGCGTGCTGGGGCTGATGCTGTGCAACCAGAGCATCATGGTGGTGGCACGCATGCTCAGCGGCTCTGCCTTTGTCGGCTGGAGCTATTTCCTGCCGCCACTGATCGGCGCGCTGTTGTGGCCCCTGCTGACCAAGCTGCTGTTGCTGCCTTACCGTCATCATTCGGTGTAA
- a CDS encoding AzlC family ABC transporter permease: MTHTVNRRALLLEGTRDTVPMLVGAAPFGVIFGTLAIAAGLSSATAIGMSVLVFAGSSQFIGVSLIGAGTALPVLWLTTFVVNLRHALYSATLLPFARDWSLAWRWPLAFWLTDETFAVVEHRFRTKGAEGGQWYWLGSSLAMYGNWLLWTVVGVSLGQSLPGLANLGLDFAMGATFAAIVAPQLKRRPALGAAVAAGVVAMLGRGLPYKLDLMLAALAGVLSGLLLEQWAKRKEPSA, translated from the coding sequence ATGACGCACACCGTCAACCGCCGCGCACTGCTGCTGGAAGGCACGCGTGATACCGTGCCCATGCTGGTGGGCGCAGCCCCATTCGGGGTGATCTTCGGCACGCTGGCCATCGCCGCCGGCCTGTCCAGCGCCACGGCCATCGGCATGTCGGTGCTGGTGTTTGCCGGTTCTTCACAGTTCATCGGTGTCAGCCTGATCGGGGCCGGCACTGCCTTGCCGGTGCTGTGGCTCACCACCTTTGTGGTGAATCTGCGCCATGCGCTATACAGCGCTACCTTGCTGCCCTTTGCCCGCGACTGGTCGCTGGCCTGGCGCTGGCCGCTGGCGTTCTGGCTGACCGATGAAACCTTTGCCGTAGTCGAACACCGCTTTCGTACCAAAGGTGCCGAGGGCGGCCAGTGGTACTGGCTGGGCTCGTCGCTGGCCATGTATGGCAACTGGCTGTTGTGGACGGTGGTGGGGGTAAGCCTGGGGCAGTCGCTACCGGGCCTGGCCAACCTGGGGCTGGATTTCGCCATGGGGGCCACTTTTGCTGCCATCGTGGCACCACAGCTCAAGCGCCGGCCGGCGCTGGGTGCCGCCGTGGCGGCTGGTGTGGTGGCCATGCTGGGGCGTGGCTTGCCCTACAAGCTGGACCTGATGCTGGCCGCGCTGGCAGGGGTACTGAGCGGCCTGCTGCTGGAACAGTGGGCCAAGCGCAAGGAGCCGAGCGCATGA
- a CDS encoding AraC family transcriptional regulator: MPLPEHEFSRFFRADDIAPLECLDAFYRQQVFAPHFHEEYVVNALLAGAQAYRHRGGHHIAGVGALVLMNPGEVHTGECAHQQGWAYRGFYPAASLISQLAAEISGQPGVLPYFRQTVVLDPPLAARLNQLHQLLRDSRDVLQRESALYAVFGQVVQRHMQIAEAPVRPWPQAVERARQLLADCVADNLSLATLAQEVGLSPWQLNRQFSRHLGLPPVAWRNQLRVVRARRMLAGGHSPAATALELGFADQPHLTRVFRHALGITPAAYQRSVRG, translated from the coding sequence ATGCCACTGCCTGAGCACGAATTTTCCCGTTTCTTTCGCGCCGACGATATCGCGCCGCTGGAATGCCTGGATGCCTTTTACCGGCAGCAGGTGTTTGCGCCGCATTTCCACGAAGAATATGTGGTGAATGCCTTGCTGGCCGGTGCGCAGGCCTACCGCCATCGTGGCGGCCATCATATTGCCGGGGTGGGGGCGCTGGTGCTGATGAATCCGGGCGAGGTGCATACCGGCGAGTGCGCGCACCAGCAAGGCTGGGCCTATCGCGGCTTTTATCCTGCGGCCTCGCTGATCAGCCAGCTGGCGGCGGAAATCAGTGGTCAACCGGGTGTATTGCCGTATTTTCGCCAGACCGTGGTGCTTGATCCACCGTTGGCGGCCCGCCTGAACCAGCTGCATCAGCTATTACGCGACAGCCGCGATGTATTGCAGCGTGAGTCTGCGCTGTATGCGGTGTTCGGACAGGTGGTGCAAAGACATATGCAGATTGCCGAAGCCCCTGTGCGGCCGTGGCCGCAGGCGGTGGAGCGGGCGCGGCAGCTGCTGGCCGACTGCGTGGCAGATAATCTGTCGCTGGCTACGCTGGCGCAGGAAGTGGGCTTGTCACCGTGGCAGCTGAACCGGCAGTTTTCCCGCCATCTGGGCTTGCCACCGGTTGCCTGGCGCAATCAGCTACGGGTGGTGCGTGCCAGACGCATGCTGGCCGGCGGCCACAGTCCGGCGGCCACTGCGCTGGAGCTGGGCTTTGCCGACCAGCCACACCTGACACGGGTGTTTCGGCATGCACTAGGGATTACCCCGGCAGCCTATCAGCGCAGTGTGCGTGGCTGA
- a CDS encoding GFA family protein → MSYTGSCHCGAVRFRLHAEPEELTTCDCSLCVKKNALMTRVHESQLEILSGAEALSEYRWNSGIARHFFCQHCGIYTFHRKRAMPDHFGVNIHCLDDYDHSTLPVRATEGANMSLQGDSLRAVWPGPREAS, encoded by the coding sequence ATGTCTTATACCGGCTCCTGTCATTGCGGTGCAGTGCGCTTTCGGCTGCACGCCGAACCCGAAGAACTCACCACCTGCGACTGTTCACTGTGCGTAAAGAAAAATGCACTGATGACGCGGGTGCATGAAAGCCAGCTGGAGATACTGTCTGGTGCCGAGGCGCTGAGCGAGTACCGCTGGAATAGCGGCATTGCCCGCCATTTCTTTTGCCAGCATTGCGGTATCTATACTTTTCACCGCAAGCGCGCCATGCCGGATCATTTCGGCGTCAACATTCATTGCCTGGATGATTACGACCACAGCACCTTGCCGGTGCGCGCCACCGAAGGGGCCAACATGAGCCTGCAGGGCGACAGCCTGCGCGCTGTTTGGCCCGGGCCACGGGAGGCATCATGA
- the mreC gene encoding rod shape-determining protein MreC yields MDFANTPSFFRSGPKPGTRLLLCALASIALLVGDSRYGLMEQARDGMSLVLYPLQRAVNLPLGMVRHVSDYFTVQADLKSENDQLRTRQLEMSARLARLETLERELNELRSLNTIKASRNDAAQLAETLYTGRDPFSYKIIIDKGADAHLQPGQPVVDGRGLLGQITRVQPLTAEVSLIIDKNQMVPVMIARTGERAILYGYGGGVEIRYLPLHADVRENDMVVTSGIDGLYQEGTPVARVSKVERNAGAAFSRITTEPLAGVQQTRFVLVLQQKGQTPPRPADPVVPAKKTKGKKPADSE; encoded by the coding sequence ATGGACTTCGCCAACACCCCCAGCTTTTTCCGCTCCGGGCCCAAGCCTGGCACGCGCCTGCTTCTCTGTGCCCTGGCCTCCATCGCACTCTTGGTGGGCGACAGCCGCTATGGGCTGATGGAACAGGCCCGCGACGGCATGTCGCTGGTGCTGTATCCGCTGCAGCGCGCCGTCAACCTGCCGCTGGGCATGGTGCGCCATGTCAGCGACTACTTCACCGTGCAGGCCGATCTCAAAAGCGAAAATGACCAGTTGCGCACCCGCCAGCTGGAAATGTCCGCCCGTCTGGCACGGCTGGAAACGCTGGAGCGCGAGCTGAACGAGCTGCGCAGCCTGAATACCATCAAGGCCAGCCGCAATGATGCCGCCCAGCTGGCAGAGACGCTGTATACCGGGCGCGATCCCTTCTCTTACAAGATCATCATCGACAAGGGTGCTGATGCCCATCTGCAACCGGGGCAACCGGTAGTGGACGGCCGTGGCCTGCTGGGGCAGATCACCCGCGTGCAGCCCCTGACTGCCGAAGTGTCCCTCATCATCGACAAGAACCAGATGGTGCCGGTGATGATCGCCCGTACCGGCGAGCGCGCCATTCTGTACGGCTATGGCGGCGGGGTGGAAATCCGCTATCTGCCGCTGCATGCCGATGTGCGCGAAAACGATATGGTGGTGACCTCCGGCATCGACGGTCTGTATCAGGAAGGTACGCCGGTCGCACGGGTGAGCAAGGTGGAACGCAACGCCGGTGCAGCGTTCAGCCGCATCACCACCGAGCCGCTGGCTGGCGTGCAGCAAACCCGTTTCGTGCTGGTATTGCAGCAAAAGGGCCAGACGCCGCCGCGTCCGGCCGATCCGGTTGTTCCGGCGAAAAAGACCAAGGGCAAAAAGCCCGCCGATTCGGAGTAA
- the rodA gene encoding rod shape-determining protein RodA, whose product MTLQPHLIKRLWLTIKAPLDGPLMLFLGLIFALSLVVLYSANNQGLDKIDNKLIYTLLSLTIMWLLARSRPQSIMNFAPPIYGIGVVLLLAVHFKGVTVNGSTRWLELGITRIQPSEIMKIALPMMLAWFFQKYELSMRWWHYLVAAVMIAIPCALVLKQPDLGTTMLIAASGFFVLFFVGLPWKVILGGMVAAGACMPVVWNMLHDYQRRRVMTMIDPMEDPLGAGYHIIQSMIAIGSGGPWGKGWLNGTQTHLDYIPERTTDFIFAVYSEEFGLVGNIILVFLYTLVLSRAMLITAGAQTLYGRAMAGAITLSFFVYAFVNMGMVAGILPVVGVPLPFVSYGGTATVTLFVGMGMLMSIGNARR is encoded by the coding sequence ATGACGCTGCAGCCACATCTGATTAAACGCCTGTGGCTCACCATCAAGGCCCCGCTGGATGGCCCGCTGATGCTGTTTCTGGGACTGATCTTCGCCCTCAGCCTGGTGGTGCTGTACTCCGCCAATAACCAGGGCCTGGACAAGATCGACAACAAGCTGATCTACACCCTGCTGTCGCTCACCATCATGTGGCTGCTGGCACGCAGCCGGCCGCAAAGCATCATGAATTTTGCCCCGCCCATCTATGGCATCGGGGTGGTATTGCTGCTGGCGGTGCATTTCAAGGGTGTCACCGTCAACGGCTCCACCCGCTGGCTGGAACTGGGCATCACCCGCATCCAGCCTTCGGAAATCATGAAGATCGCCCTGCCGATGATGCTGGCCTGGTTCTTCCAGAAATACGAGCTATCCATGCGCTGGTGGCACTACCTGGTAGCCGCGGTGATGATTGCCATTCCCTGTGCGCTGGTACTGAAACAGCCCGATCTGGGCACCACCATGCTGATCGCCGCCTCGGGCTTTTTCGTGCTGTTCTTCGTCGGCCTGCCATGGAAGGTGATTCTGGGTGGCATGGTAGCGGCGGGGGCCTGCATGCCGGTGGTGTGGAATATGTTGCATGATTACCAACGCCGCCGGGTGATGACCATGATCGACCCGATGGAAGACCCGCTGGGCGCGGGCTACCACATCATCCAGTCGATGATCGCCATCGGCTCGGGCGGCCCCTGGGGCAAGGGTTGGCTGAATGGCACCCAGACCCATCTGGACTACATCCCGGAACGCACCACCGACTTCATTTTTGCCGTGTATTCGGAAGAATTCGGCCTGGTCGGCAATATCATTCTGGTCTTCCTCTACACCCTGGTACTCAGCCGCGCCATGCTGATTACCGCCGGCGCGCAAACCCTGTACGGCCGCGCCATGGCCGGTGCCATTACCCTGTCCTTCTTCGTCTATGCCTTCGTCAATATGGGCATGGTGGCCGGCATTCTGCCGGTGGTGGGCGTGCCGCTGCCCTTTGTCTCCTACGGCGGCACCGCCACCGTCACCCTGTTTGTCGGCATGGGCATGCTGATGAGCATAGGCAACGCCCGGCGCTGA
- a CDS encoding AzlD domain-containing protein, translating to MNHWLAIIGMMLLTVLIRASFLVFGQRLAFPDWLNRALHYVPPAVLSALVVPMALAPSGTVDISLHNAYLPGIIVAALVAWKSGKTLLAIVISFAVYGLWRWGLLPG from the coding sequence ATGAATCACTGGCTCGCCATTATTGGCATGATGTTGCTGACGGTGCTGATTCGCGCCAGCTTTCTGGTATTCGGCCAGCGGCTGGCTTTCCCCGACTGGCTGAACCGGGCCTTGCACTACGTACCGCCGGCCGTGTTGTCCGCACTGGTGGTGCCAATGGCGCTGGCCCCGTCCGGTACGGTGGATATCAGCCTGCATAATGCTTACCTGCCCGGCATCATCGTTGCTGCGCTGGTGGCGTGGAAAAGCGGCAAGACCTTGCTGGCCATCGTGATCAGTTTTGCGGTGTACGGCCTGTGGCGCTGGGGCCTGCTGCCCGGATGA
- a CDS encoding rod shape-determining protein — protein sequence MFRSLTGYFSNDLAIDLGTANTLIYMRGKGIVLDEPSVVAIHSDVPTNKKSILAVGLEAKRMLGRTPGSIQAIRPMKDGVIADFTVTEQMLKQFIKKVNPNRFFAASPRIVICVPCGSTQVERKAIRDSALAAGARRVELIEEPMAAAIGAGLPVEEPTGSMVVDIGGGTTEVGVISLGGVVYSNSVRVGGDKFDEAIINYIRRNYGMLIGETTAEEIKKTIGSAFPGAEVREMEVKGRNLAEGIPRAFTVSSNEILEALTEPLNQIVSAVKIALEQTPPELGADIADKGMVLTGGGALLKDIDRLLAEETGLPVFVAEEPLTCVVRGSGKALEKMDKIGTIFTNVP from the coding sequence ATGTTTCGTTCGCTCACCGGATACTTCTCCAACGACCTTGCCATCGACCTTGGCACGGCCAACACCCTCATTTACATGCGTGGCAAGGGCATCGTGCTTGACGAACCATCCGTGGTCGCCATTCACAGCGATGTGCCCACCAACAAGAAATCCATCCTGGCCGTCGGCCTGGAAGCAAAGCGCATGCTGGGACGTACTCCGGGCTCCATCCAGGCCATTCGTCCGATGAAGGATGGCGTGATCGCCGACTTCACCGTCACCGAGCAGATGCTCAAGCAGTTCATCAAGAAGGTGAACCCCAACCGCTTCTTTGCTGCCAGCCCGCGCATCGTGATTTGCGTACCCTGCGGCTCCACCCAGGTGGAACGCAAGGCGATCCGCGACTCGGCCCTGGCTGCCGGCGCGCGCCGCGTCGAGCTGATCGAAGAACCGATGGCCGCTGCCATCGGTGCCGGCCTGCCGGTAGAAGAGCCGACCGGCTCCATGGTGGTGGACATCGGCGGCGGCACCACCGAAGTGGGCGTGATCTCGCTGGGTGGTGTGGTGTATTCCAACTCGGTACGTGTTGGCGGTGACAAGTTCGATGAAGCCATCATCAACTACATCCGCCGCAACTACGGCATGCTGATTGGTGAAACCACCGCCGAAGAAATCAAGAAAACCATCGGTTCGGCCTTCCCGGGCGCCGAAGTGCGTGAAATGGAAGTCAAGGGCCGCAACCTGGCCGAAGGCATTCCGCGTGCCTTCACCGTGTCGTCCAACGAAATCCTGGAAGCGCTGACCGAACCCCTGAACCAGATCGTGTCGGCCGTGAAGATCGCCCTGGAACAGACTCCGCCGGAACTGGGTGCCGACATCGCCGACAAGGGCATGGTACTGACCGGTGGCGGTGCGCTGCTCAAGGACATCGACCGTCTGCTGGCCGAAGAAACCGGCCTGCCGGTATTCGTGGCCGAAGAACCGCTGACCTGCGTGGTGCGCGGCTCGGGCAAGGCACTGGAAAAGATGGACAAGATCGGCACCATCTTCACCAACGTACCCTGA
- the mrdA gene encoding penicillin-binding protein 2, whose amino-acid sequence MRPTRFKNPQAEDGQFQLRLIVAYCFMLLMFGILIARFVWLQVYQYEHFSTLAQNNRISLLPILPNRGLIMDRNGVILAQNYSAYTLELVPSKMPDMNATIAELAKLVNITPRDEKLFKKLLGESKDFESIPLKVKLSEEEAARVAANAWRYPGVEVKARLFRDYPYKELTSHVLGYIGRINQKDQERLDDEDKSTNYKGSNYIGKTGLEAVYEDDLHGQVGFEEVETDSGGRAIRSLRRTPPVNGNNLKLALDIRLQEVADKLFGNRRGALVAIDPTTGGVLAFLSKPGFDPNLFIDGIDSQSWAALNSDWQKPMINRALRGTYPPGSTFKPFMSMAALETHSIGMHDVRPAPAFFTLPGSSHQFRDSNKNGNGSANLAKAIQVSSDTFFYKLAWDMGIDKIAPTVGQFGLGRPTGIDLDGEASGVLPTKEWKAKRFARYKEEYRRWYPADVVSIGIGQGFNSYTPLQMANAVAILANEGVAYKPHLVQEVVEAKSGKSRLVEAKPDRTLPFKQENFAYVKTAMQSVMKPGGTAWRLGIGLPYTMAGKTGTAQVVAIKQGAKYNASALAEQYRDHSWFVAFAPVDKPRIAVAVIVENAGFGAAAAAPIARGLFDYYMTGKVPSSISGDMKTMPMDTADDAAATSD is encoded by the coding sequence GTGCGCCCTACCCGCTTCAAGAATCCGCAGGCTGAAGACGGCCAGTTCCAGCTCAGGCTGATCGTGGCCTATTGTTTCATGCTGCTGATGTTCGGCATCCTGATTGCCCGTTTTGTCTGGCTGCAGGTCTACCAGTACGAACACTTTTCCACGCTGGCACAAAACAACCGCATCTCCCTGCTGCCCATCCTGCCCAACCGTGGCCTGATCATGGACCGCAACGGGGTGATCCTGGCGCAAAACTACTCGGCCTATACGCTGGAGCTAGTGCCCAGCAAGATGCCGGACATGAACGCCACCATTGCCGAGCTGGCCAAGCTGGTCAACATCACGCCGCGCGATGAAAAACTGTTCAAGAAGCTACTGGGCGAATCCAAGGATTTCGAATCCATCCCGCTCAAGGTCAAGCTCTCCGAAGAGGAAGCCGCGCGCGTGGCGGCCAATGCCTGGCGCTATCCTGGTGTAGAGGTCAAGGCACGCCTGTTCCGCGACTACCCCTACAAGGAACTCACCAGCCATGTGCTGGGTTATATCGGCCGCATCAACCAGAAAGACCAGGAGCGGCTGGACGACGAAGACAAGAGCACCAATTACAAAGGCAGCAACTACATCGGCAAGACCGGTCTGGAAGCGGTGTACGAGGATGACCTGCACGGCCAGGTGGGCTTCGAGGAAGTGGAAACCGACTCCGGCGGCCGCGCCATCCGCAGCCTGCGCCGTACCCCGCCGGTGAATGGCAATAATCTGAAACTGGCGCTGGATATCCGCCTGCAGGAAGTGGCTGACAAGCTGTTCGGCAACCGTCGTGGCGCACTGGTCGCCATCGACCCCACCACCGGAGGCGTGCTGGCCTTCCTGTCCAAGCCGGGTTTCGATCCCAACCTGTTCATCGACGGCATCGACAGCCAGAGCTGGGCCGCGCTCAACAGCGACTGGCAAAAGCCGATGATCAACCGCGCCCTGCGCGGCACTTATCCGCCTGGCTCCACCTTCAAGCCCTTCATGTCGATGGCCGCGCTGGAAACCCACTCCATCGGCATGCACGATGTACGCCCGGCACCGGCTTTCTTTACCCTGCCCGGCTCCAGCCACCAGTTCCGCGACAGCAACAAGAACGGTAACGGCTCGGCCAATCTGGCCAAGGCGATTCAGGTGTCCAGTGATACCTTCTTCTACAAGCTGGCCTGGGATATGGGCATCGACAAGATCGCCCCCACCGTCGGCCAGTTTGGCCTGGGCCGCCCCACCGGCATCGACCTGGACGGCGAGGCCAGCGGCGTGCTGCCGACCAAGGAATGGAAAGCCAAGCGCTTTGCCCGTTACAAGGAGGAATACCGCCGCTGGTATCCGGCCGATGTGGTGAGCATCGGCATCGGCCAGGGCTTCAACTCCTACACCCCCTTGCAAATGGCCAATGCGGTGGCCATCCTCGCCAATGAAGGCGTGGCCTACAAACCGCATCTGGTCCAGGAAGTGGTGGAGGCCAAGAGCGGCAAGAGCCGGCTGGTTGAAGCCAAGCCGGATCGCACCCTGCCCTTCAAGCAGGAAAACTTCGCATACGTCAAAACCGCCATGCAATCGGTGATGAAGCCGGGCGGCACCGCCTGGCGGCTGGGTATCGGCCTGCCCTATACCATGGCCGGCAAAACCGGTACCGCCCAGGTGGTGGCCATCAAGCAGGGGGCCAAATACAACGCCTCCGCCCTGGCCGAGCAATACCGCGACCACTCCTGGTTTGTCGCCTTCGCCCCGGTGGACAAGCCCAGGATTGCCGTTGCGGTCATCGTGGAAAACGCCGGCTTTGGCGCGGCAGCGGCAGCGCCTATCGCGCGCGGCCTGTTCGATTACTACATGACGGGCAAGGTCCCCAGCTCCATCAGCGGAGACATGAAGACCATGCCAATGGATACCGCCGATGACGCTGCAGCCACATCTGATTAA
- a CDS encoding sterol desaturase family protein, whose protein sequence is MQFDVQLLLLALAPLFLGCIGWELYYWQRQGRSDIYDWRDSLCNACLALLHQAADKLAWLLVLPLYGWLYQQHRLFDFSASWLGFFGLFLAQDFLYYWFHRASHRIRWLWAAHSVHHSSTRMNFSTAFRQSLMYPLAGMWAFWLPLAWLGFPPQQVVGVVLLNLAFQFFVHTQAIPKLGWLEYVFNTPSIHRSHHARNPCYIDRNYAGVLCIWDRLFGSFVAERDDEPCDYGTVKPVNSFNPLWVSLVEWRDMLREAWQANGWRARLVLLLGAPEQAEALIRAAGPSATGRTPQN, encoded by the coding sequence ATGCAATTCGACGTGCAATTGTTGCTATTGGCGCTGGCACCGCTGTTTCTGGGCTGCATAGGCTGGGAGCTGTATTACTGGCAGCGGCAGGGCCGCAGTGATATCTATGACTGGCGCGACAGCCTGTGCAATGCCTGCCTGGCCCTGCTGCATCAGGCTGCCGACAAGCTGGCCTGGCTGCTGGTGCTGCCGCTCTATGGCTGGCTCTACCAGCAACACCGCCTGTTCGATTTTTCAGCCAGCTGGCTTGGCTTTTTTGGCCTGTTTCTGGCACAGGACTTTCTCTATTACTGGTTTCACCGCGCCAGCCACCGCATACGCTGGCTGTGGGCAGCGCATAGCGTGCATCACAGCTCGACACGGATGAATTTTTCCACCGCCTTTCGCCAGAGCCTGATGTATCCGCTGGCCGGCATGTGGGCCTTCTGGCTGCCGCTAGCCTGGCTGGGCTTCCCGCCGCAACAGGTCGTCGGCGTGGTGCTGCTGAATCTGGCCTTCCAGTTTTTTGTGCACACCCAGGCCATTCCCAAGCTGGGCTGGCTGGAATACGTGTTCAACACACCGTCCATCCATCGCAGCCACCACGCGCGCAATCCCTGCTATATCGACCGCAACTATGCCGGGGTGCTGTGCATCTGGGACCGGCTGTTTGGCAGCTTCGTGGCCGAGCGCGACGATGAACCCTGCGACTATGGCACGGTCAAGCCGGTGAACAGCTTCAACCCGCTGTGGGTCAGCCTGGTCGAGTGGCGCGACATGCTGCGCGAAGCCTGGCAGGCCAATGGCTGGCGCGCCAGGCTGGTCTTGCTGCTGGGCGCGCCGGAACAGGCCGAAGCCCTCATCCGGGCAGCAGGCCCCAGCGCCACAGGCCGTACACCGCAAAACTGA
- the gatA gene encoding Asp-tRNA(Asn)/Glu-tRNA(Gln) amidotransferase subunit GatA: protein MTNATLKQLSQQLAAGEVSSVELATHYLDRIEALNPQLNAFITVDRARTLADAAAADAARAAGQAGLLTGVPMVHKDIFCQQGWKTSCGSKMLDNFISPYSAHVVEQCNAAGLVTLGRANMDEFAMGSSNENSYYGAVKNPWDLNAIPGGSSGGSAAAVAARLTPVATATDTGGSIRQPASHCGVTGIKPTYGVVSRYGMVAYASSLDQGGPIAQTAEDCALMLNVMAGFDERDSTSLERAREDYTRDLNQPLAGLRVGLPREYFADGLDADVAKVIADAVAELKKQGAQVVDISLPNTELSIPAYYVIAPAEASTNLSRFDGVRYGHRAAEYKDLVDMYEKTRAEGFGAEVKRRILVGSYVLSHGYYDAYYLKAQKIRRLIANDFKAAFEQCDVILGPVAPTAAFNIGEKSGDPVQMYLSDIYTLSVNLAGLPGMSVPAGFDRRGRPVGLQIIGNYFGEAKMLNVAHQFQLATDWHTRAPAL, encoded by the coding sequence ATGACGAACGCCACCCTCAAGCAACTGTCGCAACAACTGGCGGCGGGCGAGGTGTCGAGCGTGGAATTGGCCACGCACTACCTCGACCGCATCGAGGCGCTGAACCCGCAGCTGAATGCCTTCATTACCGTGGACCGTGCCCGCACCCTGGCCGATGCCGCTGCTGCCGATGCCGCCCGCGCCGCTGGCCAGGCCGGCCTGCTCACCGGCGTGCCGATGGTGCACAAGGACATCTTCTGTCAGCAGGGCTGGAAAACCAGCTGCGGCTCGAAGATGCTGGACAACTTCATCTCGCCCTACAGCGCGCATGTGGTGGAGCAGTGCAATGCCGCCGGCCTGGTGACGCTGGGCCGCGCCAATATGGACGAATTCGCCATGGGCTCGTCCAATGAAAACAGCTACTACGGCGCAGTGAAAAACCCGTGGGATCTGAACGCCATTCCGGGCGGCTCGTCCGGTGGCTCGGCCGCTGCGGTCGCCGCCCGCCTGACGCCGGTGGCCACCGCCACCGATACCGGCGGCTCCATCCGCCAGCCAGCCAGCCACTGCGGCGTGACCGGCATCAAGCCGACTTATGGCGTGGTCTCGCGTTATGGCATGGTGGCTTATGCCTCTTCGCTGGATCAGGGCGGCCCGATTGCCCAGACCGCCGAAGACTGCGCGCTGATGCTGAACGTGATGGCCGGCTTTGACGAGCGCGATTCCACCAGCCTGGAACGTGCCCGCGAAGACTACACCCGCGATCTGAACCAGCCGCTGGCCGGCCTGCGCGTCGGTCTGCCGCGCGAGTATTTTGCCGATGGCCTGGATGCCGATGTGGCCAAGGTCATCGCCGATGCGGTAGCCGAGCTGAAAAAGCAGGGCGCACAGGTGGTGGACATCAGCCTGCCCAATACCGAGCTGTCGATTCCGGCTTACTACGTGATCGCCCCGGCCGAAGCCTCCACCAACCTGTCGCGCTTTGACGGCGTGCGTTATGGCCATCGGGCTGCCGAGTACAAGGACCTGGTGGACATGTACGAGAAAACCCGCGCGGAAGGCTTTGGCGCGGAGGTGAAGCGCCGCATCTTGGTGGGCAGCTATGTGCTGTCGCACGGCTATTACGACGCCTACTATCTGAAGGCGCAAAAGATCCGCCGTCTGATCGCCAACGACTTCAAGGCTGCATTCGAGCAGTGCGACGTGATTCTGGGGCCGGTGGCACCGACTGCCGCTTTCAATATCGGCGAGAAGTCTGGCGATCCGGTACAGATGTACCTGTCTGACATCTACACCTTGTCGGTCAACCTCGCCGGCCTGCCCGGCATGAGCGTGCCGGCCGGTTTCGACCGCCGTGGCCGTCCGGTAGGTTTGCAGATCATCGGCAATTATTTTGGCGAAGCAAAAATGCTGAATGTGGCGCACCAGTTCCAGTTGGCTACCGACTGGCACACCCGCGCTCCCGCCCTGTAA
- the gatC gene encoding Asp-tRNA(Asn)/Glu-tRNA(Gln) amidotransferase subunit GatC, whose amino-acid sequence MSLTHQDVARIAKLARINVSDEEIAAVGNQLNNIFGLIEKMQAVNTDGIEPMAHPQDVSLRLREDIVTQTNQREAFQAVAPQVEKGLFLVPKVIE is encoded by the coding sequence ATGTCTCTGACGCACCAGGATGTCGCGCGGATTGCCAAGCTTGCCCGCATCAACGTAAGCGATGAAGAAATCGCCGCGGTTGGCAACCAGCTTAACAATATTTTTGGCCTGATCGAGAAGATGCAGGCCGTCAACACCGATGGCATCGAACCGATGGCCCATCCGCAGGATGTAAGCCTGCGTCTGCGTGAAGACATCGTGACCCAAACCAACCAGCGCGAGGCGTTTCAAGCGGTCGCTCCGCAGGTGGAAAAGGGCCTGTTCCTCGTTCCCAAGGTGATCGAGTGA